GCGGATGAGAACATccgcgaggaggcggcgcggcaccCCGCCCCGAAGCAGGGCCTCTCCGCGTGGTACGAGCCCTTCCCGCCCGCCCCGAACGGCGACCCCAACGAGCGCTACTCCCTGGACGAGATCGTCTACCGCTCCAGCTCGGGGGGCCTCCTCGACGTGCGCCACGACATGGAGGCGCTGGCCCGCTTCTCGGGCGCCTACTGGCGGGACCTCTTCGACTCCCGCGTCGGCCCGCACCACCTGGCCCTACGGCTCCGGGCGTCTGGTCCAAGAAGGAGTTCGTCCTCCCCGAGATCGACCCCGACCACATCGTCTCCCTCTTCGAGGGCAACTCCAACCTCTTCTGGGCCGAGCGCCTCGGCCGCGACCACCTCGGCGGGATGACCGACCTCTGGGTCAAGCACTGCGGCATCTCCCACACGGGATCCTTCAAGGACCTCGGCATGACCGTGCTCGTCAGCCAGGtcaaccgcctccgccgcgcgccgctgTCGCGCCCCATCGCCGGCGTCGGGTGCGCGTCTACAGGGGACACCTCCGCCGCGCTCTCCGCCTactgcgccgccgcggggatACCGGCCATTGTCTTCCTCCCGGCCAATCGCATCTCGCTGGAGCAGCTCATCCAGCCGATTGCAAACGGCGCCACTGTGCTCTCGCTCGACACCGACTTCGACGGCTGCATGCGGCTCATCAGGGAGGTGACTGCCGAGCTGCCTATTTACCTTGCCAATTCGCTCAATTCTCTTCGGCTTGAGGGGCAGAAGACAGCGGCTATTGAGATACTGCAGCAGTTCGATTGGGAGGTGCCAGATTGGGTCATTGTTCCAGGAGGCAATCTTGGGAACATCTATGCCTTTTACAAGGGATTCGAGATGTGCCGTGTTCTTGGGCTTGTTGATCGTGTGCCTCGGCTCGTCTGCGCACAGGCTGCCAATGCCAACCCGCTGTACAGTTATTACAAGTCGGGTTGGACTGAGTTCCAGCCACAGGTGGCCAAGCCGACATTTGCATCGGCGATCCAGATCGGTGACCCGGTGTCTGTTGACCGAGCTGTGGTCGCACTCAAGGCAACAAATGGAATTGTTGAGGAAGCCACAGAGGAAGAGCTCATGAACGCAATGTCGCTTGCTGATCGCACTGGAATGTTTGCCTGCCCACATACTGGTGTTGCGCTCGCCGCACTGTTCAAGCTCAGGGACCAGCGTGTCATCGGGGCGAATGAGCGTGTTGTGGTTGTCAGCACGGCACATGGTCTGAAGTTCTCGCAATCCAAGATCGACTACCATGATAGCAAGATCGAGGACATGGCTTGCAAGTATGCCAACCCGCCGGTGAGTGTGAAGGCCGACTTTGGTGCCGTCATGGATGTCCTCAAGAAGAGGCTCAAGGGTAAGCTCTGAGCCTCTGGTTGGCTAACTCTTCAAATTGGTTGCTGTGTATCAGTTGTGTTCTGCATCTGATTTGAATGCAGTGGGTGACTATGGAGCAATGATTCATCGGTCACTAGTACTTTAGGTCCTGGTGTTCTTTCAGGTTTCATTGGGGATAGGCTATCTTATTGAGGAATTTAGCAAGACTTGGGAGGGGCTATCTCTTGTAGTATCATGTGTTCTATGGATAATAAGTGATGGTGTTGCTGTTGGATTGAATAATCATCACTCACTCTTCTGTCCTTTGTGCATGAACTTGTCGAATATTCATTTTGGCTGTTACTATCTGGACTGTTGTTGTTTGATCACTCGCTGTTGGCTGTTTTGCCGACTGACAACTAAAATCCTACCCGGTGTGTACTGGTGATAGTTGATTCCAGCCTCTGCTGGCTTTGCCTCAATTCTGTCGAGAGCTTTCGTTGCGGATTTGATGCCTGGATTTAGGTGGTCCGTGACAATGAGTTGCTCCAATCAACGTGGTCCAAAGTAGATAGATATTCTTGTGTGTCACAGCCTATATACGTTTGCAAATAAGCGACAGGACGACAAGAGCACCAATAATCCAACCAACGTGGTCTCCTTTAGGCAAAGTCGTATGGCTGCAGAGATTATACGagcgatctttttttttcatttttgattTTGTTTGGCGGCCAATTGGTGCTCGTTTTCAGTTTGGCAAACCAACAGATCCATCAAAGTGGTGGAGAATTGGAACTGCAGTTCGATTGTCAGCTTCTGGAGCAAAAACAGCAGCAGTCGCGAGTAGAAGGGTTGACGCCTTTTCCATTCAGCCCAAGGAAGATTGTAGGATTTTTCGCGGAAAGCGTTTGTTTTGTGATAAACACATTGGGCTGGACCGAATCGAGCCCACAAGGTTTGCACGGCCTGGGCAGCCTACTGATTGATGCGGCCTGTATCCTACACGGCGCAGGGTCCCATTCCGGCGCGCATAGAGAGGCCTATCGGATCCACATGTAGCGCCGTGGCAGCCCAATTCCAAAATACGTAGTGGCAGCACTGGCAGCCGCAGCCCAAACCACCACCAGAGGCAGACGAACGTTGTCATCTCTCTCCATCTGCAACGACACACAACAGTTGACTCTAGCCCCCTTGCGATTACTTGCCCCTGGTCCATGCATGAGCATCCAGCTGATCCTCGAGGCCCGCACGATGAGCAAGCTAGCTACTTCTCGCCTTCTCCTTGCAAGTCAACGACCCTGTAACTACTAGTGCACCCTCCGTTTCATATTGTAcgttcgttttaacttttctatagtttttgctatgcatctaaatatagtatatgtctCTATGTTTAGATGTatgataatatctataaatttagaaaaatcaaaacaacttacaattaAAAAGAAGGGAGTGCGTGCACCCGTTTCATATTGTATgttcgttttaacttttataGATGCATAATTtctactatgcatctagatataggctTTAATCCCGGGAAGGCTTTTGTCCCGAATTAAAAACGCCCGAGATTTTTATTGAGAATGGAAGGTCGTTTCTCTGTTAGCCTATCAACCACCAAACTGCGTCCATTGAACTGCGTCCAGAATGAGTTTAGGCTGACCGCACCGCAGGACGCCAACCGTGCTTGCATGCGCGCCGCAGGCCTAGGACACGCGCACTGCGCGCCTGTAAAGCGCGTGGGCCACTACCGGCCGCGTGGGGAAACGCCAGGAGTAGCGGTTAAGCAGCGCACCggtaaaggagagagagagagttggggagggagagaaagagggagggaggagaataaaatatgaaatagcGGGTATAGAGTATGGAATAGAGATAATATGGGTGCGGGAGAAATGAGTATAGAGTAGAGAATCTAGA
This sequence is a window from Setaria italica strain Yugu1 chromosome III, Setaria_italica_v2.0, whole genome shotgun sequence. Protein-coding genes within it:
- the LOC101785216 gene encoding LOW QUALITY PROTEIN: threonine synthase, chloroplastic-like (The sequence of the model RefSeq protein was modified relative to this genomic sequence to represent the inferred CDS: deleted 2 bases in 2 codons) translates to MAATTHASSMSFLLSHPQPRSATPGTRLPLRPPARRVRCATDAAAAASIKHRRAADENIREEAARHPAPKQGLSAWYEPFPPAPNGDPNERYSLDEIVYRSSSGGLLDVRHDMEALARFSGAYWRDLFDSRVGRTTWPYGSGVWSKKEFVLPEIDPDHIVSLFEGNSNLFWAERLGRDHLGGMTDLWVKHCGISHTGSFKDLGMTVLVSQVNRLRRAPLSRPIAGVGCASTGDTSAALSAYCAAAGIPAIVFLPANRISLEQLIQPIANGATVLSLDTDFDGCMRLIREVTAELPIYLANSLNSLRLEGQKTAAIEILQQFDWEVPDWVIVPGGNLGNIYAFYKGFEMCRVLGLVDRVPRLVCAQAANANPLYSYYKSGWTEFQPQVAKPTFASAIQIGDPVSVDRAVVALKATNGIVEEATEEELMNAMSLADRTGMFACPHTGVALAALFKLRDQRVIGANERVVVVSTAHGLKFSQSKIDYHDSKIEDMACKYANPPVSVKADFGAVMDVLKKRLKGKL